GCCCGTCAGAGTGACGACGATCAAGCTGGCAGCGAAGAGATCGGAAAAAACCAGCCAGGCGCTCTTGGGTGAAAGATGAAGGCGATTGCACTGGTAGAGCACGTGTCGCCGTTTGACTACCTCATACTCGCCAACTCCCGTCGCGAGATTAATGAAGACGGAAGCGTCTTCAAGGTAGATTTTCACTTTGCCGTCGGAAGGAAAATCGTGGCCGCGGTAGCTTCGCTGTTCACGAAGTGATGCAAGGATGCTCTTGATCCAATCATCGTCGACCTCTGAGCGTTTCGTTGGCGCCGCTGTCTGAATCGGCTCCCGATGGACGACAAAACTGGGGTTCCAGTCGTTGACGTGGTTAACCGCCAATCCAGAAATCGCGTAGATCAGAGTTGTTCCCGCAAAGAAGTAACCGAAATCGCGATGAACAATATTATTCAGCCTGTGAAATCTCATTTTTCTTGTTAAAAAAAGGGCATCGAGGCTGCCAAAGGCTATTTGCCGCTAATTGAAACGTCGTCGCTACGCTCATCACCCTGGCAGGTGTCGATGATCCACTGTTCGACGTTGTCGTCTGGGAGTATGGCATCGTGCCGATATCGTACTCGCTCGCCGGCATCGACATTCTTTATCGCGCCGCCAATAATGCGCCCTTGGAACGCTTCATCCACTGCCACCAGCACCGGGATCAGGATTACGTTTTTTTTCTTTTCCAATACCTGTTTGATCGCCACTTCCGTCGGCTCAGACTTGTATCGAGCAATATGACCACACCACGCGAACCGGCAGGTATCGATCTGGAGCTTCTTCTGGAGCGTGCCACCGATGTGTTCCAACAGATGTGTCCACTCTTCGTCGTATTGTTCGTCGCCGTACGCCACCAACACAACGCCTTCGTCAGACGGATTCTCGCTCATTGCCTTCACGCGACGAATGACGTTTTTTTCAAGAATATCCGTGAAGTCGAGTAGTGGCGCGATGTCGACCTGGGCCTTTGCCTGATAGATTTCGATGCCTTCCAGCTTAAGCTTCTCCGCTGTCGCACGATCCTCCTTCAATCCCGCGATGCTCGGAATGTCGTCGAACGAATGAGAACTGACCGTAAGCAGCAGAGGGACGATCAAGACCTTGGAATAGCCCAACTCATCGAATTGCCTCAAGCAGGTGGCAATCGACGGTTCGCTATATTCCATAAAAGCCAATCGAAGCGCCCCGATATGATTGTAATTGAGAATGTTGCCACGCACGTTCTCTTCTACTGCCAGCAACGATTTGCGCCACTGAGGTGAATGCGATCCGTGACACACAATCAGTACGGCTGTCGACTCGCCAGGATTCGAGTCAACGTGTCGCTGGCCCTTCTCTGTCGCTGCCATAGGATCAACGCGCTGGCAACCGAAAACCAGGCCCATAAAAACGACAATGGCAGACCAGAAGCCAATCGTGCAGATGGTCCAATTGCTATTGGAATTGTGAACGATTGCTCTCGCCGACCATTGCTGGCCGCAACTGGAATCACGGTGGATTGCGGAATCCAGGATATCGCTGGCGCTCCGGCGATTGTCCGGTGTGCCGAGCTTGATGGCTTTGGTTTCAAGCGGCCGATTGATATTGGACATTGCCTTTTTCTCACTGGGTGGGATCGATGCACAACTCTGAGCGTATCCTGTTTTTCGTTTTACTATCACGGAAGAAATGTTAATGATATTGAGAATCAGTTGCAAGAGGTATGTCGCGAATTTTGGCCGACACTTGTTCCGCTCTTTGATTCTCAATGTCCTCCAGGCAGTCAGCGGCGAAGTTCCATGCGTTGCAATAGCCTGCTCCGACCAAGATTTCCCCTTCAAATGGTGTGATTTCCCATCGCCTACACTGCCGGCGTCCGGCGAACCGGAGGATGATGTAGCGGCAGGAGTAACTCGGGTCAGGCAACCAGTTGAAAAAGAATGACCCACTGCGTTGGCTGAATGACAACGCTCCAGTTGGGAAGGGTTGAGGAACGTATCAGTCGCGTGGCGAAGGGACGGAAGGCGGACTTGGTGAGCCGAACGCCGGTCTCGGAGAGGCCGTCGAGCAAATGCACCGGCGGGCGAATTCCGCGCCAGGTCATCGTGCATGCACGGTGCAGGGCCGCGTCTACCGATGCCAGTCGTATGCCGTTCCAGGGGTTTTCCAGACTCCCCCAGCAGCGTTCGACCGGATTGTACTTGCGGTGATCGGGAGGATCGTTGGCAAACGGTAGCGTCCGTTGGTGGCGATCCGAGAACTCCACCAGACGCTTCATGAACTGGGTGCGAGAACTCGCTGATTTTTAACTTGGCCTTGGAGTCCAGCAAAACGCGGAGCGTTTCATGATTTCCGGCAGCCTGGGTATGGACGTGCCACAAATGCTCAAAGAGGGCGTCGGTCTCGGGAATTTTTTAACCTTCGTATTGCGGGCCCGCCGCCGAAAGCCCGTCAGCTTCCGAGTCTCATTCTGAATCGTCTCGATCACCGAATCTGTAAACTCTGCTAGCATGGTCTCGTTCTTGAGACTCGAAGCTTTTCCCCCGGTTTGGCGTCGTAATTCTAATAGGGCGATCTCCAGGTAGATCAGTTTGGGCAGGCTGCCTTACGCTGCCGTGTGCCCCCTTCAAAAATAGCCTATGCCTACGCAACCTGGCCAAGCATCCGGGGTTATATGGTTTAATAGGCAATATAGACACATCGCAGGCATTCGTGCCCGAAACTGCTTGGATCAGGCAAGAATCCTCGACCCACGAACTGCTCCGAAACCGGCCGCATTTCGACTATACTGAAATGGAGCGTAACGAAAGGCCGCTGGTCAAGATTCGCGTCGTCGGCTCTCACCGGAAGCGGATTGCCAAGTTCGCAGCGAGCGGAAGTCCGCGTTGGCCGAAAATGGTTTTAAACTTGCAGAGTTTTAAACTTGCCAGAGGTGAAGAGTAGGAGAAGATCGTGTTTTCATCGTTTGAACCAGTAAATCAGTAGTTCTACGGAGCCGTCATGCAGAGCTTTCGGACTGTCCAAATAGTGGCCTCCTTGATCGGCTTTGTCGGGCTTGCAAATTTGCATGACGCACGCGCGGCCGATGCCACAATTGTCGGCGTCCTATCAATCGCCAGCGAGCCCAACGTAGCGACGGAACTGAGCCTCTCGGACGATGTCCACGAAAAATTGGCGAAGCTGATCGATCGACGAGAAGCGGATGCGTTGGAGTTGTCGTACCAAATCAAAGACTTGCCAGCTGCTGAACGGGATGCCAGATTGCGAAGCTTCCGCGAAGAATCGGAGATTCTGGGGCTAAACCTGCTCTCTCAAGTTCAGCGACAGCGACTGGAGCAGCTTCGGCTGGCACGCAGCGGCCTGGCGGCACTGGCCGAGACTCAGATTTCCGAAAAACTGAAAATCAAGGTCGATCAACGGGACGTAATTGTCGATCTAATCAGACAGCGAGACGATGCGCTATTGAAAACCAGCGGCAATGGCGCCCAGGCAATTCGGGCGGAATTTGAACGCAAATTGGCCGCAGTGCTGACGTCCGCACAACGCAACACCTGGCTTCAAATCACCGGCGCGCCCGTAGGGGCAGGGGAGACAGCGACCACTTTCGCCGTCGAAAAATCGGCCGAGAAGTCGCCTGTCTCCGGCGCGCCGGATCTTCCGAAGACACCGCTCCCCGTCACGGCCAAATCGTCCGGCGGCCCGAGCGACGAATACCGCTTCAATTTTCATCACCAACCTTGGAAAGACGTGCTCGAGTGGTTGGCGGAGCAGGCCGAATTATCGCTCGTCATAGATGCGCCCCCTCCCGGCACTTTTAACTATTTCGATACTCGCGCGTATAAACTGCCCGAAGTGATCGACATTATCAACGGCGTCCTGCTCCCCAAGGGCTACACGCTGGTTCGCAAAGATCGGATGCTGACGCTGGTGAACTTTCAAGGCGGCGCGATACCAACGGCGCTCATTCCCACGGTCTCACTAGAAGAGCTTCAACAGCGCGGCAAAAACGAAATCGTCAGCACCGTATTCGCCGTCCATAGCCTCTCGACCGACGAAGCCGAGCGAGTCGTCGATCGAATGGCGGATAAAGCTTACGGCAAAGTGCTGGTGCTGCCGCAAGCCCGACAAATTGAAGTTACCGAGACCGCCGGTCGCCTGCGCACGATTCAGCAAGTGCTCGAACGCGCCGATGGCCCTGCGGCGTTGGGCCGCGACGATCTGCGCCCGTTTGAATTGAAATACGCCGCGCCGTACGAAGTTTTAGCCACGATCAAACAATTGATGGGCATTCCTACCGATCGCAATGCGACCGAAGACGGCAGCTTGCGCGTGGTCATCGATGCTGCCGGCCGCCGGCTGCTGGCGACGGGTAAACCCGACAAGCTGGCCCGCGTGGACGAAATCATTCAAATGCTCGATGTCGAAGGACGCGGCAACAATTCGGCGAGTTACGAACAGCCACAATTTGAAACATATGCCATTTCTTCGGCCGATTCGGCCACAGCGCTCAAAGTACTCCAAACATTGATGGCGGGGTTGCCAGACGTGCGGCTCGACATCGACCCAAAAACTGGCAACGTCTATGCGTACGCTCGGCCCAGCCAACACGCGACAATTCGGGCTACGCTCGATCAGTTGCAGCGCGACGGCAAGCGGCTGGAAGTGATTCAACTGCGCAACGTCGATCCTGCTACAGCGCAAACTGCGGTCACAAAGTTGTTTCAAGCGGATGGAGACAGTTCGCCGCTCGCGCCCAAAGTGGAGGCCGACTCAGGCCTGCGTCAACTACTGGTGCGCGGCACCGAGGCCCAAATCACGCAGATCCGCGAGATGGTCGATAAAATGGAAGGCCGCGAAATTGCGAAGGACGAAGGAGACCGCGGCAAGATGCGAATCATTCCGCTCACCGGGCGGCAAGCCCAAGCGGCCATCGAAGCCATGCAGCAAATTTGGGTGGCCAGGCACGGCAACAAGATTCGTATTGTGACGCCGTCGAATTCGATCCAGGAAATCAAGCCGACAAACGATGCGCCGCCGCAATCGTCCAGTCCTGAGCAAGCCCGTTCCTTTGAAATTCCCTTGGTCCCATCCACGGCCGATCGAACAATGCCGGCCAACCTGGACGCTGGTTCCAGCAATACTGTGCCGCCGCGTGAAACCGGTCCCGACAAGGAAACCCGCCGCATAGTTCCGGGCCATCGGCCTGAGTCCGCACCATCAATCTCGACGCCGTCCGCCGGAGCTCCGTCAAAGCCAGATGGAAAGGCCGATCGCTCGACTTATCTTTTTCCGGCCAAATTTCCTTCGGTGCGAGTGTTTTTTGCCAGCCAACCGACCGAGATCTCAGAGCAGAACGCCGCCGACCGCGAAGGGGCCGCTCGGACGGCGCACGATGAAAAGGTGGTGATAAACAGCGAATCGACCGAAAAATCCTCCAGCGGCAGCGTTCGCGGCGCGCCGATTGTCGTTGTCCCAGGACCCGGCGGATTGCTAATCACATCGGACGACAAAGAAGCGCTCGATGAGTTTGAAAAGCTTATCACGGCACTGGCCAGCCGACAGATCAGCGGCGCGCCAAAATATACTGTGTTTTATTGCAAGTACGCCAAGGCACCGGCGGTGGCCGAGACGCTGAAGCAGATCCTTGCCGGCGGCGTCACTCGTGGCGGTGGCGGCAGCGATTTGGTCGGCGACATCGCTGGCAACATGTTCGGCGACTTTGCCGGCGGCCTAATCGGCAACATGTTGGGCGGCAGCGAATCGAGCGAGCCGACTACGGTGCGCAGCAAGAATGGCCCCATCGAAATTATTCCCGATTCTCGACTCAATGCGCTATTTGTGAACGCCAGTCCCACCGACCTGGAAACGATCGAACAGTTGTGGAAAATTCTCGATCAACAAAACAGCCCTGAAGATATTGCGGTCACTCCCGCACCGCGATTGATTCCGGTGCAGTTCACCAGTGCCAAAACTGTCGCCGATGTGGTACAGCAAGTTTACCAAGATCGAATGGTGACTGCGCCTAGCCAGCGACAACCGTCGCCACAGGAGTTCTTGCAAGCCCTGCGGGGCGGCGGTCGACGAGGCAGCCGTGGCGGCCAGTCGCAGCAAGAGCAAGAGCAATTGCCGAAAATGTCGATCGGCGTCGACGAGCGAAACAATGCCATCGTGGTGGCTGCTTCCGATCCGCTGTTCAACGAAGTAAAATCGCTGGTGGCACAGCTCGATCGACCGTCCGACGCTTCGCGCGAGACGACAAAGGTCGTTACGCTCAAACGCACCAACGCTGATTCGGTCAAGGCGGCTCTCGTGTCAATCCTTGGCGAACAGGCTCAAACAGCTTCGGCCGGCGCACCAAGCGCGCGAGCGAACAATTCGCGCGACCGTAACCGCTGGTCCGATTCATCGGCCCGCAGCGAGCGCGGCGGCGATAATCAACGACAATTCCCTGCGTTCATGCCCGGTGGTGGATTCGACCGTGGTGGATTCGGCGGCTTCGGTCGCAGTGGATTTAATGGTAGCCGAAGCGGGCGAGGAAGCAGTTTCCGCGGCGGACGAGGCGGCGGCGGTTAGGTTACTTTACTTTTTGAACTCGTTGTAGTTGAGTCAACTTTTTAGGCAGCCATATTGACGATCAGGAGAACAATCCAGCGTTGGATTTGGTATGGGGGTGCGGAGTCGTTGGATCGTGCTTGCGAAAGTGGTCGGATGATTTGAGAGTCGCATGCCTTGTAGAACCCGGCGGTGCGTAACCTCTGGTCGGTCACTTCGTAGCGGTTCGCAACCAGTAAAGTTAGACTTTTCCGATTGAATAAATTGCAAAATCGCGGCAATTTGCGTTGCCAATCGTCGTGATTGTATCTTTCGCGGCCGCAATCAGAATTGCATAAAGTATTTCCAGCGAATAGGTTAGATTCAAGTGGATTGCTTTCTATTCGTTGAAAAAACTGCGGTTGGCACGATATTCGCTTTCATGGTAAGACATTGGCCACGGTCGAGAGGCTCGGCCAATGGACACCTCGCGGAAGGAACCGCAGCCATGATGCAACTACACTCGACGGCGATTTGGGGCTTTGCAGTCATTCAGATTCTCGGCTGGGTCGGAGGATTGCTCGTGCGCTGCCATGCGCGCGGCAAATGTGGTCGACGTCGTCAATCGGCCTGCCACGCGTTCTTCATGCTCGCACTGCTGGCGGTCGGCATAGCAACTTCGATCACGCTGTTTGTCGGCGCCAATTGGTGGTTGCTCTCGGCAGCGACGATGGCTGGCATGATCTTGCTGGCGATCTGCGACTTCGACCGCTCAAGCCGCCCTGCGATGACATAGCCCCCATAGGGACAGCATACGCGGACGATGTTGAGTTGGCGGTTTCATTGGCAGGAAGGAGCGTTCCCTCTGCTCGTATCTTCCTACGCTTCTGGCGTAATGCCCAGGACGATGTCAAACTTTGCCACCAGTTCGCCGATTTTGGAATCCGTCATTGGTGTGAAATCGATCGTTACCGAATTGCGAGCCAGGGGATCGCGGATCGATCGCCAGATTCCGTCGCGTTCGTTGCCGGGTTCTCCCTTAATGTAGCACTGCGTCGTGAATTTCTTCCGTTTTGGCACTTTGACCGCAAAATGAATGTGCGGTGTTCGACCCGGGTAAGCAACAGGTTTGATCGTGCGGAAATAGTATTCTCCCGATGAGCCAGTCGTGAATCGGCCGAAACCCTGGAAGTTTTTGTCGCGTTTTTCGGCGTTACTTGTGCCGGAATGCAAATAGGCGCCGTGATTGTCGACCTGCCAAATTTCGACGGCGACATTTTTGAGGGGGTTGCCAGAAGGATCGAGAATTCGCCCGCTCAAATGCGTGATCTCGCCGACGGCAGGCGTGATGTCGTCGTTTATGATGAGCAAGTCGTTGTCGGTGTCGAGCGGCAAATTGTCAGGATAGAATGGCCCCTCTGTCTGCCGCGGAGTGCGGATCAGCTCTTCGGCAAATGCTCCGGGCACCGTCCAAACAGCGGCGCTAATCGCTGCCAAGCCTCCCAAGAATTGACGACGAGAACGATCGAGTGAAAATCGGTTCATGGAAAAACTCCCCAAGAAAATCTAGTGCAATCTCTAACTGCAACTTAGAGTGGAACCACCGGCGCAGCAAAAAGTTCCGGCCGATTTCCAAGAATCATCGCTTTGTATGACAAATCGGACTGTTGTCTAGCCGCGTCAGCTTTCTGGAGTGGTCGTTGCCGCGGAGTTGGTCGCTTCCAACAACGGCTTGTGTCGCCAAGCTCGATAGACTCCAAAGAGCATTGGCAACAAGCTCGCGGCGATAATCCCGATTACCACTAATTCGAAGTGTTCGCTGATCCATTCGATCCGGCCCAAAAAGTATCCAGCCACGGTCATCGACAGTACCCAGCCGACGCCACCGATCACGTTATACACGACAAATTGCCGGTAGCTCATCCGAGCAACCCCAGCCACAAAGGGGGTGAAGGTGCGTACCAGCGGCACGAAGCGGGCCAAAACAATCGCCACTGCGCCGTGTTTATCGTAGAACTCTTTGGCAGCGATCAAGTGCGCGTGCTTGACGAAGCGGATTCGGCCCTTCTCGAAAACACGCTCTTCGAGCTGCAGTCCGAGGTAATAGTTGGCCGCGTCCCCTGCAATTGCCGCAATACATAGCGTGACGATTAGCAAGACTATGTCGAACACACCTTGGCTGGCCAAGAATCCCGCAGCAAACAGCAACGAATCGCCCGGCAAAAAAAAGCCAATAAGCAACCCCGTTTCACTAAACACGATCGCGCCCAGGATGAGATAGCTCACCCACGGTCCACCTCCGAGATTGACGATAGTCCGCAGGTTTTCTGGCTTGGCCAGGCCAATTAGCCATTGAAGCCGTTCGAGCAGCCATTGAAAAATTCCCAAGTTTGACTTCCTCCAGTGACCAGCGAGCAGGCAA
Above is a window of Pirellulales bacterium DNA encoding:
- a CDS encoding intradiol ring-cleavage dioxygenase, giving the protein MNRFSLDRSRRQFLGGLAAISAAVWTVPGAFAEELIRTPRQTEGPFYPDNLPLDTDNDLLIINDDITPAVGEITHLSGRILDPSGNPLKNVAVEIWQVDNHGAYLHSGTSNAEKRDKNFQGFGRFTTGSSGEYYFRTIKPVAYPGRTPHIHFAVKVPKRKKFTTQCYIKGEPGNERDGIWRSIRDPLARNSVTIDFTPMTDSKIGELVAKFDIVLGITPEA
- a CDS encoding CbiX/SirB N-terminal domain-containing protein: MSNINRPLETKAIKLGTPDNRRSASDILDSAIHRDSSCGQQWSARAIVHNSNSNWTICTIGFWSAIVVFMGLVFGCQRVDPMAATEKGQRHVDSNPGESTAVLIVCHGSHSPQWRKSLLAVEENVRGNILNYNHIGALRLAFMEYSEPSIATCLRQFDELGYSKVLIVPLLLTVSSHSFDDIPSIAGLKEDRATAEKLKLEGIEIYQAKAQVDIAPLLDFTDILEKNVIRRVKAMSENPSDEGVVLVAYGDEQYDEEWTHLLEHIGGTLQKKLQIDTCRFAWCGHIARYKSEPTEVAIKQVLEKKKNVILIPVLVAVDEAFQGRIIGGAIKNVDAGERVRYRHDAILPDDNVEQWIIDTCQGDERSDDVSISGK
- a CDS encoding PepSY-associated TM helix domain-containing protein translates to MRFHRLNNIVHRDFGYFFAGTTLIYAISGLAVNHVNDWNPSFVVHREPIQTAAPTKRSEVDDDWIKSILASLREQRSYRGHDFPSDGKVKIYLEDASVFINLATGVGEYEVVKRRHVLYQCNRLHLSPKSAWLVFSDLFAASLIVVTLTGLFVRKGKYILTGRCLALMTAGVLVPVIFMLFV
- a CDS encoding VTT domain-containing protein → MGIFQWLLERLQWLIGLAKPENLRTIVNLGGGPWVSYLILGAIVFSETGLLIGFFLPGDSLLFAAGFLASQGVFDIVLLIVTLCIAAIAGDAANYYLGLQLEERVFEKGRIRFVKHAHLIAAKEFYDKHGAVAIVLARFVPLVRTFTPFVAGVARMSYRQFVVYNVIGGVGWVLSMTVAGYFLGRIEWISEHFELVVIGIIAASLLPMLFGVYRAWRHKPLLEATNSAATTTPES